Genomic DNA from Nitrospirota bacterium:
TGAATCATATTTTCATATTCGCCGCAGATTACGCAGGGTTTATGTTACATAATCATCCACAGATTACACAGATTAACGCAGATGTTATTAAAGATCATTGGTTCTCAGCTATTTTCCATCTGTGAAATCTGTGGACAGTCTGTTTTCATTCTCTGTGTCTTCAGGTTAAATTGCATTTTTAACCGTCTTCACTATGTCCTCGGCGGTCAGGCCGTGGATTTTTAAGAGTTCATCCGGGCTGCCTGAACAGCCGAAGGTGTCGTTAATGCCGATACGCTTTACCGGGACAGGATGGTTCTCTGCTAAAAACTCACACACTGCGCCGCCAAGCCCGCCGATTATGGAATGCTCTTCCGCTGTTACAATGAGCTTTGAATTTCTGGCAGCCTTCAACAGTGTTTCCCCGTCAAGGGGTTTTATGGTAGACATATTTATAACACCTGTATCAATGCCGTCTTTTGATAAAATATCTGCCGCCTTCTTCGCAATTGCCACCATTATCCCGGCGGCGATTATGTTGACGTCTTTTCCAATTTTAAATGCGAAGGCCTTGCCGATCTTGAATTTGTAATCATCCGGCATGACGTACGGGACCTTCGCCCTGCCGAGCCGCACATACACCGGGCCTTTGAAATCCGCAACAGCGTTGATTACTGAAGCTGTTTCAGCGGCGTCCGCGGGCACTATCACCGTCATGTTTGGAAGCGCCCTCATTAAAGCTATGTCTTCAAGCGCCTGATGCGAGGCCCCGTCTTCGCCTACTGTTATGCCGCTGTGGGTCGCAACGAGTTTGACATTCGTATTTGAATAGCAGACAGTCAACCTTATCTGGTCCCAGGCCCTGCCTGTTTCAAACACTGCGAAGGTTGACGCGAAAGGCACCTTTCCCGTCAATGAAAATCCCGCGGCAGTGCCGACCATGTCCTGCTCCGCAATGCCCATGTTGAAGAACCTGCCGGGGAATGCCTTTGCGAACTTGGCTGTCTTGGTTGACCCCGAGAGGTCGGCGTCAAGCACTACAATGTCTGAACGTTTCTTACCAAGCTCAAGCAGTGTATCTCCGTATTCATCGCGAGTGGCCTTCGCTTTTTTCTCTGAGCTCTCTGCCCTCTGCTCTTTGCTCTCTGCTCTTTCACCCATTGTGGATCTCCTTTACCGCTCTTTCGTATTCCTCAGGCGTAGGTGTAATTCCGTGATATTCTACTTTATCTTCAAAGAAAGATACACCCTTTCCTTTAGTCGTATTCGCGATTATAACAGTGGGCTTGCCCTTGACGCTTTCCGCCTCATTAAGAGCGTTCAGGATCTTCTCCATGTTGTGTCCGTCAATACCGATCACGTGCCAGCCGAACGCGGCCCATTTGTCATG
This window encodes:
- a CDS encoding transketolase family protein; this encodes MGERAESKEQRAESSEKKAKATRDEYGDTLLELGKKRSDIVVLDADLSGSTKTAKFAKAFPGRFFNMGIAEQDMVGTAAGFSLTGKVPFASTFAVFETGRAWDQIRLTVCYSNTNVKLVATHSGITVGEDGASHQALEDIALMRALPNMTVIVPADAAETASVINAVADFKGPVYVRLGRAKVPYVMPDDYKFKIGKAFAFKIGKDVNIIAAGIMVAIAKKAADILSKDGIDTGVINMSTIKPLDGETLLKAARNSKLIVTAEEHSIIGGLGGAVCEFLAENHPVPVKRIGINDTFGCSGSPDELLKIHGLTAEDIVKTVKNAI